CTCATTTTATCTGCTCCAAGATGAACAAAGACTTAGGAGTAGACAGATCAGTTTATATGCTACATGCATTCTTTTTGATGAAGAACGACTGGTTCCTTAGTGTCTCTGTACACTATGTATAGTGTGATTGGGTCTTTACCCATACTTTTGTAAAGTTACTATGATTATGAATATAATCTTCTAAcgttttcgaaaaaaaaaagtaatccataaaaaaataaaaaacaactacttgaatacaatccaacatgatgaacaaatacaactaaagtaatcaaattttcacttttgaaataaatacaatcactaagtcattattgtatttttttgaagaaaaaagtgttattatgttaagtgtaattaggaatttagtataaatgtattagtaaatttagtatactaattaataatttttattagttgacatgtataattattagttgACATATACTAATACACATTATATGatacttataactaataatatcaatattataagtttgaaactaattaaattaaatattatatatctatacatataaacatatatatatacacgtatgtatatatattatatatttatttattaacgGGTGGCGGGACACCCCCACTCCCGCCCCGTTTTCTAACGGGAGAAAAAAATTTCCCCCTACCCATAGTCCCCGCCTCAATTGCTATCCTATTCCTAACGATCTAATTACTTTGAAATAATAACGATCTAATTACTTTGAAATGAAATTCTTGTTAGGAACTTTCTATTACACAATCTCACACCTAATTGGCTAAGTTATTGTGCAATCACTTTAGGACTAAGGATTTGAAACAATTCAAAcatattactttttttttaactcataAATACAAGTTTAATGTGTGAAACGAACCAGCTCAATTGACCACTTCAAAAAGGCAAAGTAAAGTAAAAGAGAAGCACAATTCACATACTTATACATTTTGGAGGACCAAATAATCATGAAACCACTTTTCATTGCTTCCTCCCCTCAGCAAAGCATATTCTTTCCCATTTGCTATTACAATTAAACTATTAAGTCggattctctctctttttctcgcCATTagatacaaaaaaaatatatacatataatcaTCCAAATCATAGAGTCGGACTCATTTGCCCTAAATCGAAAAACCCTAGAAATCGAgtcttcaatttttccttttctctgtcCAGTTTCAGTCCCTGATCTGATCGATCTGAAAATATGGATGAAGAATACGATGTGATTGTGCTTGGAACCGGTCTCAAGGAGTGCATCCTCAGTGGTCTCCTCTCCGTCGATGGCCTTAAGGTTTCCTTTCAACTTTTTGTCCTTTCTTTATGcatatttccatttttttccaatCCGTTTTTGATTGAAGTTTtcattttcagctcaatcaatTCCCAAATTGTGGATTTGATGTTTCGTTCACCGTTTTTGGTTTTATTCTGTAGGCAGTAAATTCGAGGTTTTGAGATCGATGGGTACCATAAAATTAGTTGTACTTTAGCCGGGAAAGTTGTTAAGTTGCTGTGGATTGCTATTCGGGTTGACAGAGTGTGGAGGTCGAAGGATTCGTATTGTTTATGTTTAGTCAAATAAATTATTAGATGGAAGTGCAAGATTGTATATTTTTAGTGTTTAGCTTGTACTAACATGGGTAATCATTGAAAGAGTAAATGTTTCTAATCTGTGTTTTGTGCTAGTGTGAGTTTGCTTGTTATTAAGAAAGTTGCAAGAGAATTTTTTCTTGGCTGGATGATCTATGCAAGATTGTTTACAATTTGGTCTGTAAATGCAGCTTATAGTATCTGTCATTTGGGGAAACATGGTTGGGCTTAATTAGACATACTGATTTAAAGGCGAGAATGGATCTAATCGTGTATGATTTGTGGTATAATGTGAAAAATCCAttcttaatatatatatatacatactgTACAATGGTTGAATAGTTGTAAACTTCTGAAGAAGAAAACATTGATTTAGGGCATGTCTACAGTTTCTAGAATTGAAGCAATAAGCTCTTGGAGAAAATGAGCATTTTGGTCTTCTGATTTGGGTTGGTTTGCGATTGTGGAGATAAAGggaaagaaataaattaatctTATAGAATttggaatttcattttttgtggGAATTGGATATGGAAATGATATTAATGaaacttcttttgttttggtaaAAGTATTTCTATTGCATGTAAATGATAGTAATGAAACTTCTTTAGTTGTAAAAAGTATTACTattgcttttcctttctttccagaATACAAATGTGTTGTTTCTTTATTAGGCTTTAGTAATTACCAAAACTACGATTCAGAGTTTTTATAAATTTCCTTGGCTATTTATTTTCTTAGTCCTCGGTCTGAAGTTGTTGTGatgcttcatttttttttttaataggtTCTGCATATGGATAGAAATGACTATTATGGAGGAGAATCTACTTCACTTAATCTTGTTCAGGTATATATCCTGGATGTTTGAAGGGCTGTAGATGCAACCTTTTGAACTTTTTGACATTTTCTATGGCATGATTCATTGCAGCTATGGAAGAAGTTCAGAGGAAGTGATAATCCTCCATCAAACCTCGGTTCTAGCCGGGATTACAATGTTGACATGATGCCaaaggtttttcttctttttttctttttttttgaaggttTTGATTTACACTCTTAAGAAATTTTTGTTTGTCTTTGATACTGATTCTCATGCTGACtaacttgtttttcttttcagttTATAATGGCAAATGGTGGTCTTGTAAGGGTCCTCATTCATACTGATGTAACTAAATACTTGTACTTCAAGGCTGTTGATGGTAGCTTTGTCTATAGCAAGGGCAAGGTATAATAATATCCTTCGAAATAAAAAATCCCTGTATCTGGCAACTATGAATTGTTCAAGTAATCATCTTAAGTTTCAAGTTCTGTACTGCAACAGGTTCACAAGGTTCCTGCAACTGACATGGAGGCCCTTAAATCTCCTTTGATGGGTATTTTTGAGAAGCGTCGTGCTCGCAAGTTCTTCATATATGTCCAGGCTTATAATGAGAATGATCCAAAAACACATGAAGGGATGGATCTGACACGAGTGACTACTAGGGAGTTCATTGCGTATGTCATTAGTCTTAAAACACTTGCTCTAAGCATGTATCAAAAAAGTTTTGAAGTCCAATGTTGGGAATGGTCTCTGTAGTTTGTGTACTGTGTTAAGAATTTTTCAAGTTATCTGGTTTGTGAACCAGAATCTACTTTCTCAGTAAAAGAATGTGGACTAACTTGGATTCTGCTTATTGACAGAAAATTTGGTCTTGATGACAACACTATGGACTTTATTGGCCATGCATTGGCACTCTATAGAGATGATCACTACTTGGATGAGCCTGCATTGGACACTGTTAAGAGAGTAAAGGTAAGAACATATTTTGAGGCACTGGTTGTATATTGCTTTTGAGGTTTTGATTAATGATGAGTGAATTTTTGCTGCACTTGTCTAAATTCTCTTAATAATCTGACAGTTGTATGAGGAGTCTCTAGCTCGTTTTGGAGGAGGTTCACCGTACATTTACCCTCTGTATGGGTTGGGAGAGCTTCCTCAGGTTTGCCTATTACTGTTCTTCCTGCTGCTGTTTGAAGTAGACTCTGGCGTGTATGCGGGGCCATGCTCTTTTATCTCTTCTTAATCTTCAGTTGTTACTTCGATTATATGTCAGCTATAACTGTCTGTTAAATTTCTCATTGAACACTCTTATGTACTTGAAATTTTACATTGACATTTAGGCATTCGCTCGTTTAAGTGCTGTCTATGGTGGGACCTATATGTTGAACAAACCTGAGTGCAAGGTACGTGTTGTCATGACTCCTTTACTATTTCCCAAACTTCTAAGAGAAGTAACAAACTAAGGGACAAAGAGGACAGAATACTAGGATGATTATGCATTTATGTAAAAGATCAACACGTGACATGGAGTTGCACTCAATTTCCAGGTAGAGTTCGATGAGGAAGGAAAAGTCTTGGGTGTCACATCCGAAGGGGAAACAGCTAAGTGCAAGAAAGTTGTTTGTGATCCTTCCTACTTGCCCAACAAGGTACTTTACCTCATACTGCAGTTTCTTTCTGTAAAAAGGTTCCTTGAGCTTTCAAGATTCGGGCTTTGTAGATGTTCTAACTTTATGCCAAGGATAAAGTTAATGTTTACTTTTGTCTTTCTTTATCAGCCAGTATGCTAGAAGCAGGGATATCTTAAATCTCCTATACAAGTTTCCAAGTGTTGTTTGTACAGCCTAAAATGTGTATTTTTCCAGGTTAGGAAAGTTGGAAAAGTTGCTCGAGCAATTGCAATTATGAGCCATCCCATTCCAAACACCAATGATTCTCATTCAGTGCAGATTATTCTCCCTCAGAAACAGTTGGGTCGCCGCTCAGACATGTGAGTATATGTCTGATGGCTTGAAAATAACCTCTTTTATGATCATCTTCTTTTTGTTGTAAAATATTCTTGAGTTTAATACAGACAATTTGTATCAGAAGAAATGCTGGAATGATATTTTCCCAGGGCATACTTCACTTGTTAAAACGGTAGTTTGGCAAAATGAGTTCTCCCTTATGTCACTCAGAAAACCATGTTTTTGTCAGTTTGTTCCTGCTATTAAGTTTTGTACGAGTGTTACGACGAAGCAAAAGTGATATTGAAGGAGAAGCTTATGCGGAGATTGATAAAATAATAGTAGTTGCTTCTGCTCTGTGGCATGTTCATTTCTcatcattctttcttttttcgcATGCAACTCtattattttgaatttcattGCCTTCTTGAAAGGAAGGGTCTGAAAAAACTGCTTGATCGTGTTGATGGTACAATTGGTTTTGTCTTGTTCTGTAATTGTTTTTATCGGTAACAAGTAAATTTATAGCATTTGACATTCAAAGGTGCCGACTAATTTATCTGACTTATTGGAACTGTTggttttgtaggtatgtattCTGTTCTTCTTACTCTCACAATGTTGCACCAAAAGGAAAGTTCATTGCATTTGTCTCGACAGAAGCTGAGACTGATCACCCTGAGACTGAACTTAAGCCGGGGATAGATCTTCTTGGGCCTGTGGACGAGATATTCTTTGATATTTATGACAGATATGAACCAGTCAATGAGCCTTCTCTTGACAATTGTTTCGTATCAACAGTGAGTGTCTCTTGACTGTCATTTTCGTGAGACTGCTTCATTATGAAACTTCTCTCACATGGCGTACCTTTTGTTCAATGAAACAGAGTTATGATCCGACAACTCATTTTGAGTCAACTGTTGTGGATGTGCTCAATATGTATACCATGATCACTGGAAAGGTAGGGATGAAAGTGCTTGAGTTTTGGAGTACAGATATTTCTACGTGTCGTTTTTAACTGCATGTTCTGGTTGTGGATTTATTTTTGTTAGTCTGATGCTTCTATGCATGCTCAGTGCTGGTTCCTTCTATCTAGTCAATCCATTGATAATTCTTTACCGGAACTTGGTTTAACATTTTAACCACTAGATTTACATTCTTCAGTTATACGTTGACGCAGGATATTTAATCAGCACACTGATATATGCTTAGTTTTAGTAGACTTAGAGAGTTTTAAAACCTCTGAGATTTGCAGCTCATTGTGAGCTGAATTTTATCATACGTGGATGATGTTTATAGATATTGATGCTAATTGGGAACATAGCTTGCTACAGGCTGTTACATATGAATTCAAAACTAAGTAAAAAATTAGCAGATTTGCTGAAATTAGGCAAGAAGgagaagagggaggagagaAGAAAAGTCAGGGTTCACACCTAAGAGAGAGATCttcaaaattttgttcaaaattgccCTGAGTATTGACTCTGTCTGAATATACTTTTAGATCATTCAATCATTAGTAGTGACAGTTACCCTGCTTTGCATGATGGTATATGTTATAggtatctagaaaattttttagtTGAACGTGCAAGTTTGATTAATGAGTATAAATGTTTTTGGTTTACACAACGAATAGGATTTGTTTATGGTGAAGTACTGATCGTGTGTTCCTCTTACTGTGGAAGGTGGTGCTAAGATAACTGTTAAAACAAATCAGGATAAACATATTTAAGATGGTCTAATGCTTAGGTTGTACAGTAGATTGATTATCTGTTCTAATTCATGTTGTACATGTTAATATATGATGTGTCTGTGGAGTTGAATCAGATGCGTATAGGGAATTCCGACATTTTCGTTGAGACTTTGCATGCAAATTGgttttttctttaacaaataGTCCATAAGATAATAAATAAATGCAAAAGAGAGTCCATTCCAAGACGATATAatttagtacacctacggggaatcaacggttggttactagtatggtttatagggattgtgaagtgtgggtaggagaaaAGAGATTGTTAGGGGATTTGATAAGTCTGGTCATTAAGGGCTATGATGTGATAttgggtatggattggctagccaggtacaatgcccaactggattgtaaaacaaaagtggtcgaattccgcattcctggtgaggcgaccttaaggttggatataaggggtcggttagcctcatctgctttgatttcgggcattcgggctcggaaattgctaagtagaggggcacaaggatttttggccttttttatTAACACCCCCACAGATAAGTTGAAAGTGGAGGATGTGcccatagtgaaggaattttcggacgtgtttcctgatgagttgGTAGCTTTgcctccggaaagagaaattgaattcaaaatagacctgctaccgggatcctcacctatctctaaaacaccataccgaatggctcctgccgaactcaaggagctaaagttacaattacaggaccttctggagcggggattcattcaagagagtgggtctccttggggagctcctgtattgtttgtgaagaaaaaagatggtggtttgaggatgtgtattgattatcggggcctgaataatattacaattaaaaataagtatccactgccccatatcgatgagctatttgatcagttgcaaggagcggtggtcttctcgaaactggacctccgccaagggtattaccagttattaATCAGAAAGGAGGATATTCTGAAAaccgccttcaactcgagatatgggcattacgagttcgcagttatgccctttggattaaccaatgctcctgccgccttcatggatttaatgcatagggtttttaagccctacctggatcgctTTGCagtggtcttcatcgatgatatcctggtctattccaagacccgtaaagagcatgagcaacacttgaAGACTGTCTTGCAAACCCtgagagaccatcaactgtatgccaagttcagcaagtgcgaattttggctggagaaaattgcttttctggggcacgtaatttctcaagagggtatttcagtcgacccggcgaaagtagaggctgtgactaattggaagaggccagaaactcccacagaggtccgcagctttctaggactggctggatattaccggcgttttatcaaggact
This sequence is a window from Coffea eugenioides isolate CCC68of chromosome 7, Ceug_1.0, whole genome shotgun sequence. Protein-coding genes within it:
- the LOC113777899 gene encoding guanosine nucleotide diphosphate dissociation inhibitor 2-like; its protein translation is MDEEYDVIVLGTGLKECILSGLLSVDGLKVLHMDRNDYYGGESTSLNLVQLWKKFRGSDNPPSNLGSSRDYNVDMMPKFIMANGGLVRVLIHTDVTKYLYFKAVDGSFVYSKGKVHKVPATDMEALKSPLMGIFEKRRARKFFIYVQAYNENDPKTHEGMDLTRVTTREFIAKFGLDDNTMDFIGHALALYRDDHYLDEPALDTVKRVKLYEESLARFGGGSPYIYPLYGLGELPQAFARLSAVYGGTYMLNKPECKVEFDEEGKVLGVTSEGETAKCKKVVCDPSYLPNKVRKVGKVARAIAIMSHPIPNTNDSHSVQIILPQKQLGRRSDMYVFCSSYSHNVAPKGKFIAFVSTEAETDHPETELKPGIDLLGPVDEIFFDIYDRYEPVNEPSLDNCFVSTSYDPTTHFESTVVDVLNMYTMITGKVGMKVLEFWSTDISTCRF